GAAATTAGgtctgaaacatttttttcgtATCGTGGCCAATACGAGTAGAAAAGAGTAATTAAGTGTTACAAAGCTAGGTGGGATACcctgtgtatatatattgttaatttatttttactttaaaaatagTTCGTCTACGAagactatatatttttatacattaataaaatgttattatctattttcatataatatgaaatacagAGTTATATCACTATCCGTGGTCAAAACATCAAGAGCAACCAGATTTGGACAAgaatatcgaagaaattcAGCTAATTGAAATAGAACACTATTGTCAATTTATGAATGAAACGCAGGATCAAAATAATAGTTCAattgtaatattctatatcttttatatacatactatacatacgtttcattttatatttctaaaaatttaagCAACATTTCTCTATGTATAATACTGATAtctaacatttatttataatattcataaaatttattatttcacagaaaaatgacaaaattaCTTTTCTGAATAAACCATCAGTACCAGTACCGGTTTTGCAAATCTTGTCATTAAAATGTTCGTATGGCCCCGATCCTGGTCAGATCGTGCATGTAAGTATATTcttaattgtttttattttaattgtaatcaGTTAATCTAGTCTGTttatgaaaacaaatttttataggcATTAACTAAAATAGGACATGATGCGTTCAATTTAGAACGATTAGAAACTTTAGGAGAtgcatatttgaaatttattacatcgttatttttatacaatgaGTTTCCAAAACATAGTGAAGGTTATTTAACCGCATTGAAAGGAAAAATTATTGGCAATCGTAATCTTTATTATTGCGGAGTCAAGAAAAACATTCCAGGATGTATGAAAGTTGACAGTTTTATACCTTTGAGTAATTTTATTGCTCCAGCTTATACAGTATATAGGCAAGTTCAAGATGTGTTATTATATGCAAAGgtttgtattatttgaatattccaAGACTAAATCATACACGCAGcaaattatgtaataatatagatGATGTAAACTAATAAGttgtaaaatttaacgaagtaaattgattaaatttattgaaaaaacaaATTCTGTGTAAGGTGTCACCAAatgttttatatgaaattgaaatacctCGAAATGAGCAATTAAGTGGACATATAAGTGAAGCCACGAAAAGTgcaatacaaaaaaaaatattagattgGGAAACAGCAGAAACACAAACTGGTATGGAACATTATCTTGGAATACAAACAGTTTCTGATAAAACAGTAGCAGATTGTGTAGAAGCGTTGATTGGTGTATATCTTAGAGTAAGTACAAAAcaaagttttataatattgtaataatttttttttaatatgaatattttcatttttatagagTATGGGTATTAAAgatactttaatattattacaatggtttcaaattttaccatatAAAATTGATGCTAATGAATTATTGTGTGGCACCCCTCAGAATCCAATAATTTCTGAAGGGAACATAAATCATTTAATGCCTTGGGCTTCCAATATAGAAACAAAGCTTGGATACAGATTTAACAATAGAGGGTATTTACTGCAGGTAACTGAGTGTTTTATTTTTGACGGATTGTTATATCGAGTTCTTTAATACTAAGATCTAGTTTGGCAACTTagtttaactaaaaaatataactttcAAGTAAAACAGTTAAATGTTTTAGGCCTTTACACATCCTTCATATACACCAAATAATATGACTGAATGTTATCAAAGATTAGAATTTCTTGGTGATGCAATACTTGGTAACAGAAtgtttatgatttttaaaccttattttgaatgtttattgatcaataaaatattaaatgaatatgCTTGACTTAACGTATAATTTCAGATTTCCTAATTACAAACTATATCTATGAAAGTTGTGGGAATTTAAACTCTGGTGCATTAACAGATCTAAGATCTGCtcttgttaataatattacttttgCATGCTTGACTGTAAGACATGGTTTACATATTGCTTTACTATCTTATGCTccaaaattaaacaatattattgaacgatttgtgaaatttcaagaagaaagaaattatgcTGTGAATGATGAGgtattttacattaataaaggaaacattttgaattatttaaaaatatatatgtaaatatatatttgtatataatatattctatatttacagCTTCTATGGATTTTATTAGAAGAAGACGAATGTAATATGGCTGAACATGTAGACGTTCCTAAAGTTCTAGGAGATATATTTGAATCTGTAATAGGTGCAATATATTTGgatagtaataaaaatcttACAGTAGTATGGAATATTGTATATTCCATTATGCATGAAGAAATCGGTgcgtatttattattatgaaaataataacagttttataataatattaaaatttttaataaatattattacttgtggtaacgtataatttttatttagacgAATTCagcaaaaatattccaaaacaACCAATTCGTGTTTTATATGAAACTCACGGCGCACGCCCACAATTCCTGTGAGTATTATTAGTAACAATTAACATTTCATCTTTGTTAAAATTActtaacaattatatattttccccAGGAAAGCAACTATTATTGATAATACGAATATTGTCATGGTTCCTTTAAAAGTAACTATTGCTGGGAAAGTAAGACATTTTTATGGGTTCGGTGCTAATAAGAAACAAGCGAAGTGTGCTGCTGCAAAGCAAGCTTTGAAAAGCTTCTTGTGTAAGAAATAGCATAATAGTAAGAATGTCATAAGACATTTTTTCATGTTCACTAATGGTTTTACCTACTTatgtttctttccttcttccattttcttctatctgcaataaataatataatagtaatacaataaataggataataaaagaaataatcaaTATTGTCTATTTACTTATTAGTCATATTAGATTTACTTGCAGTGTTTGTTGTTTTCGTTCTTctgttaaatttaatatacgtaaataatatcatattcaaaatattactcatgattgaaacatttttatgttattaaatctttttactaaaaaagcaaaattatagtataactttaaactttataaaagtttttaataatgaaacaaatatttatgttacataACATTTATTTGACATTAGTTAAATACAAAGTAATAGTAAAGTAATCATAATAatcatataaaacaaaagttgGTCTCTAAAATCATTATCGTGATCTTGTTTCCTCCTTTCACCTCCCATGCTACTCGTCAGTCCACCGTGACTCGAGTCTAAGGCCGTATtatggggggggggggagagagagagagagagagagagagagagaaaagggcAGATACGACCGAGGTCTGGGTTATTTTTGCACGATAGCGTTACACAAAAAATCCTAAGCAATCAATCAAAGCGCCTTACTGCTGTTAAATTGAACAATATTCATCGGTCGCTAAGAGCCTCACCCCTTTCATAGGAGTTCCCAGACGTGTGTGTACGATCGTAGCCCAATCGACGGTCTTATAAAGTCTCGATACCTTCTACGTAGAATCGTCCGAAAGTTAAGTCGTGAAATATCAACATGTATGACATCAAAGTTCTTCTTCTTGCATGACAGACAGAGATGAGTAAAGTGTGTATATCCAAAGAAATTGCATATTTTGTAACCAACATTTGAACAAACACCACAATTCCAATACATATGCTGCACCACGCGATCAAGTCCAAGAAGCGGTTTCACGCGGGCATATATAAAAACCTATAAAGTTAAGGGGTTGCCCTGTTTAGTTCCACTGCAGatcaataatataacgataacgACTTTGCTGACCGTTCACTAAAAACGTTGATCTCATGGTGTCACTAGTAGCGGCAATTTGAAAACATTATGCTTTTATACAACTAATAAGAttgctttttaaaaaaatactctATAATTTTCTTAGTGAAGTAAACGTGTATACAACCATCGATTCAAATCATACTTCAATTATGCATAATTAAACATACTTAAAATGGCGTCGAAGTAAATCGTACGCTATGCACAAATTTTATACATgcataatttttaaaacagaTTTCTTCgctttaaaatttgtatttctgaATTTTACTCGAAAACTACTTGAAAATTATCATACCATATAAGATACCATATATAGGTTATAAATTCGGTGTGTTCAAAAAAGCTCAAAAAGAATCATTTTATCgacaaaatcaaaataaacattcaaatatatacaaaaactTGTACAACATaccaaaatacaaaatattgtaaatttagaCAATATTTATTGGTGAGGTGCTATAATTGTTACATCTTGACTTCAAATTAATCATGACAATGTATAGGTACAAATTTAGTACAAGTGTACAAAGAAGCagttatgtatattaaaaagagaaacatatgtataatcaaaatattaaattaaatcaaatcCAACTTctataaacattaaataaatagacttTCACTCTAATCGCAAGTATATGCTATTAAACataatcttttaaattctttacttCTTAATAGTTgctgtatttaatttaatcaaatatttactttACTCTGAATTTTGAAATCCTTTtgaattctttgaaattctttgaaattctttgaaattcttGAATTCTTTGAATTAGCTTAGCTGAAATATTCTCTCTCAAAGAAAATCGTTCAAACTTCATTGTGTGATaatcaaaatacaaaaatcaaagcaaaatttataaaattaattacaaatcaaTCGCCATTATAGctgatacatacatacatacatattttgaCCTATTCAAAATGATACAATCTATGTATTTTAAGAACTATCATTTTGTATCttgcatttaaataaatttgacaTTTTCGTAAATATCATGTTGATCGAATTTGGTGAGTTCTCATGTCGACATGGTAACAAAACAAACGTAATATTTACAAAGTGATTGGATGCACGGTGTGAAATGAAATCCTCGGTCAAGCTCTGAAACCATCATATATCTTGTATTAAAATACTTCTTTATCTTCACCAGATTGTATCCTGCATTTCTACGTCACTAAAAAGTTCCGATATTTCCAATAGAAATGTAATCATAGTTGTTAAAACGATGCAGTCACAGTTGCACAGTGTACAATAGCATATATGCGACAAAAGTAAATTCGACTTCTGATTGGTAAAAGCGGTATAAACGCAGAACGCGATTGGCCGGCATGATAATCTAGGTTATAGCTAGTGAAGCACGCATGAATTTAGTGTGACGTCACCGTCCGTACTCGCAATCGGCCATTTTGTGAGTGTGTGCTGGATCGGGATATTTGTGTTAAGAAGCTTTTCCAGTAAAACCGAATGATTTAGTTTACGGGACGGACTCgctttacttttattacatGTGCTAAGAGTGCGGGCTATCCGTAGACTTCATACGTAGATTTGTACGATGGAGGAAAAGGCGTCGTTGAAGGAACTCGATCAGTGGATAGAACAATTAAATAACTGCCAACAACTAACAGAAAGCCAAGTAAAATCTTTGTGCGAGAAGGTACACATACACTTTTCTCTCGTCCATAAAAAATTATCACCACGTCGATTCTTTCAGTGTATCTTCTTTATTGAGATATCTCTTGTTTGgctcaaaattaattttgttacgttGTTTTACGCTCGTTTATTCATATTCTACTAATCACCACCGAGAGCATAATTTGACGTGTCAttacaaatttcattacaGTACATttgaatatgttttatatacagaaataatattatcgatAGTGTATTTCGCAATTTCGACAAATTCAGTcgtgataaataatatttaaaattacgatCAGACGCTCCAAAAACCACCGTGTTCATTGCTATTTGGATTTACACTGCAACTTGTTCAAACCAAGCAAGCTTGTCGAATCAACCCACGATTCTATTTTTACTTCCCGAATGAGATCTCTTGCAGCATGTAAAGAACACTTTAATTTTCATGCTTCAACGCTCGAAACACCTGTGATATGTCGAAATTATCTTATTTGATTGTATTCGTCCTCGAGATGTTTGTATATGTAATACTTGCTCATACATAATgcttaaaagatatttaatcaTTATGCTTGgaaacttttaataataactatTTGAAATATGAACAATATGTATTGTTATAGACAagaaaatatcatatttatctgtgtatttgcaaattaatattaatatagaatatttatagattataaatttgctttatatgttataataaataaataatttgctaTAAAGGTTTTCCTAtatggaagaaaataaaaagtataagtTGTATACTTATACTATCATTTCTTAATCAGCTGTATTATCTAATCTATTATATTATCACTATTGTtcctaaatatatttttactatcttttatttaaattatattaatgttattacTAGACTgtggaatttttatgcatttatgggagaTCTTAAAATGCAATAGTATCTAGAATGcatgtaatatgtaaaaatataaaaaatatttgaagtagTCAATAgtaaagtataattaataggaaaaataaatCCCTATTTAGGTTTCACTTTGTTGACTATTagcattaaatatttgtagttTATTAATTCATTGTATTACTATTcttgtattaataatttgttctatattttaatagaactTAACagtaatgtaaaaattaatttcttattggaaatttgcaatattttgaaaaatgtctgttttattttttgtaaataaactcTTGTCTGTCTGCCTGTCTGTTTGTCAATCTATCTGTCTATGATCATCTGTCTGACTGTTTGACCGTGTATAtatgtctctctctctctctctctctctctctctctctctctctctaactttatataaaagtattcaAAAAAGAGAACtcattgtaatatttgaaatgtaaaacagatttttatatatctggattccatttctttaacACATTCGAAGCAAATGACCCACATGTGCATCATCCGAGTTATAGCAAAGGAACCCGAATGATACATCTATGAGTTTTTAAATGCCTTGGTGTCAATATGTCAATTGCattcaaaaaattatgaatttgcataaatattatcAGTCTAGTTATAAATCTGTTTCATTAACTCATTGAGGACCAAGCGGTGAAATAatgtgtaaatgttatgtaaatGCAACATTATCACAAAATCAAAATTAAGTAAGTTATTGTTTTTAAGTTAAAAAAATCCATTGAAATAATAGGTATATCACATAATCCCATTGTATGAAttagaaatacaaaaacaataattttaataaaattatatatcataatatattccaatttttttaatttcataaaattataggATCTATATCAAACAAGAAATAGTAATGAAACAGATATCGAGCAGATTCTTCAAGTTCCTTTTTATAATTGCAACATggattcaataaaatttagtaatgtaaattaaaaagaaaggtTGAATGAAATGTTGCATTAACGCAACTTTGACCGTTAATGagttaatattattgttattataatattgtaaatgtGGTTGGATAGATAATTGTAAatcatttctttcattttctaaattaaccaattatgtatttgtatatcttcatattgttttaacatttttagataataataaataatatcaggGAATTAATGTATGTTTTGTAggcaaaagaaattttagcTAAAGAATCTAACGTACAAGAAGTAAAATGTCCTGTAACAGTATGTGGAGATGTACATGGACAATTCCATGATTTAATGGAATTGTTCAGAATAGGAGGCAAGTCTCCAGATACAAATTACCTTTTTATGGGCGACTATGTAGACCGTGGTTATTATTCTGTTGAAACTGTTACCTTACTTGTTGCGCTGaaggtaaaattcttttaaacagatatatatataaattgaatatacAGATATAGAACTGCCTGTTTTCCTTTATATACACTATTTTTCCTTTATAATATGTGTAAAATCTTGTTTTCATAGGTCAGATATAGAGAAAGAATAACTATTTTAAGAGGTAATCATGAATCAAGGCAAATCACACAGGTATATGGGTTTTATGATGAATGTTTACGTAAATATGGCAATGCTAATGTATGGAAGTTCTTCACGGATCTATTTGATTATTTACCATTAACTGCTCTAGTAGATGgtcaaatattttgtttgcATGGTGGTTTATCACCATCAATCGATACTTTAGATCATATACGTGCTCTAGACCGTCTTCAAGAAGTACCACACGAAGTCAGTATTTATAGTtgactttttaaatttgtaaaggAAGAATGGaagatatgtaaaatattattcatattacTTTAGGGACCCATGTGTGATCTTCTGTGGTCAGATCCAGATGATAGAGGAGGATGGGGTATTTCTCCTCGAGGAGCAGGGTATACTTTCGGACAAGATATTTCAGAAACTTTTAATCATTCTAATGGCCTGACATTAGTATCACGAGCACATCAATTAGTCATGGAGGGTTATAATTGgtatatttattggaaatgtttatttatgatttaatttgtactGTATTTGTGTATGAATATTATggtattattatcataaaattttgtatcctatacatatatatatttttcattacagGTGTCATGATCGTAATGTTGTAACTATATTCTCAGCTCCCAATTACTGCTATCGTTGTGGAAATCAAGCTGCAATTATGGAATTAGATGatgctttaaaatattcattgtaagtataattattttacattaaatgaaataattcatgagtaaaaatattgatatgaattattttttattcattttcgtacaatgttttgtattttatctctACAGCCTTCAATTTGATCCAGCTCCAAGGCGCGGTGAGCCACATGTTACTAGGCGGACACCAGATTATTTCTTGTAAACAATCAAAACCCCTGAGTTATCTATTAAGGTAGGGGTACAGAAATAATTCAGGCTTCATAGCAATGCCACTGAACATAATTTATgatagaacatcaataaagtGTGAGGCTGCAGCTATCCTTACACATTACATTATAGTCTCAAGTATTA
The DNA window shown above is from Bombus fervidus isolate BK054 chromosome 8, iyBomFerv1, whole genome shotgun sequence and carries:
- the Mts gene encoding protein phosphatase 2 catalytic subunit mts translates to MEEKASLKELDQWIEQLNNCQQLTESQVKSLCEKAKEILAKESNVQEVKCPVTVCGDVHGQFHDLMELFRIGGKSPDTNYLFMGDYVDRGYYSVETVTLLVALKVRYRERITILRGNHESRQITQVYGFYDECLRKYGNANVWKFFTDLFDYLPLTALVDGQIFCLHGGLSPSIDTLDHIRALDRLQEVPHEGPMCDLLWSDPDDRGGWGISPRGAGYTFGQDISETFNHSNGLTLVSRAHQLVMEGYNWCHDRNVVTIFSAPNYCYRCGNQAAIMELDDALKYSFLQFDPAPRRGEPHVTRRTPDYFL